Proteins encoded in a region of the Populus alba chromosome 13, ASM523922v2, whole genome shotgun sequence genome:
- the LOC118050389 gene encoding riboflavin synthase gives MAALSFSLTSISKTPKLSPSKTPTTKSTILNLLPYKLLNLNKFSTISKPNSFSLTVTKPSKNPKPKSHFQPIRSLFTGIVEEMGKVQKLGDTEDGGVDLKIAAKTVLEGVNLGDSIAVNGTCLTVTDFTNQDFTVGLSPETLRKTSLIELKTGSLVNLERAVQPISRMGGHFVQGHVDGTGVIVEKVPEGDSLWIKVKTEKGLLKYIVPKGFIAVDGTSLTVVDVFEEEGCFNFMLVSYTQQKIVVPLKEVGQKVNLEVDILGKYVERLLSSRC, from the coding sequence ATGGCTgcactctctttctctcttactTCTATCTCCAAAACCCCAAAACTCTCTCCTTCAAAAACCCCGacaacaaaatcaacaatcCTAAACCTCCTCCCTTACAAACTGCTCAATCTCAACAAGTTCTCTACAATCTCAAAACCCAACTCCTTCTCTCTGACCGTTACAAAACCCTCAAAAAACCCGAAACCCAAATCCCATTTTCAACCAATAAGGTCTCTTTTCACTGGCATAGTTGAAGAAATGGGCAAAGTTCAAAAATTGGGAGATACCGAAGATGGTGGCGTTGATCTTAAAATAGCGGCAAAAACAGTGCTTGAAGGTGTAAATTTAGGTGACAGTATTGCAGTTAATGGGACTTGCTTAACTGTCACTGATTTCACCAATCAAGATTTCACTGTGGGGTTATCTCCTGAAACTTTGAGAAAAACTTCTCTAATTGAGTTGAAGACTGGATCTTTGGTTAATTTGGAGAGGGCAGTCCAGCCTATTAGTAGGATGGGAGGGCATTTTGTGCAGGGTCACGTGGATGGCACGGGTGTGATTGTAGAGAAGGTGCCAGAAGGTGACTCGCTGTGGATCAAAGTGAAAACAGAAAAGGGGTTGTTGAAATATATTGTGCCAAAGGGGTTTATTGCAGTGGATGGGACTAGTTTGACAGTTGTTGATGTTTTTGAGGAAGAGGGATGCTTTAATTTTATGCTGGTGTCTTATACACAGCAGAAAATTGTTGTTCCTTTGAAGGAAGTTGGACAGAAGGTGAATTTGGAGGTGGATATTTTGGGGAAGTATGTCGAGAGGTTGCTTAGTAGTCGTTGCTGA
- the LOC118050390 gene encoding CASP-like protein 1C3 isoform X1 produces the protein MVKPKRLLGLLLRLIAFGATLAAVIIMATSREKGSFFALSYEAKYSDTPAFKYFVIANAIVTVYGFLALFVPSESPLWRLVLALDLVFTMLLISSISAALAVAQVGKKGNSSAGWLPVCGQVTKYCNQVTGALVAGFIAIITYIILLLYSIYTFLNSLLGKTPCRLSSPGI, from the exons ATGGTCAAACCCAAGAGGCTACTCGGCCTCCTGCTAAGGCTTATTGCCTTTGGTGCTACACTTGCAGCAGTAATTATCATGGCTACAAGCCGTGAGAAAGGTTCATTCTTTGCACTATCATATGAAGCAAAATACTCCGACACACCAGCCTTCAA GTATTTTGTGATAGCAAATGCAATTGTTACTGTCTATGGTTTTCTTGCTCTGTTTGTCCCTTCAGAGAGTCCGCTATGGAGATTAGTTCTGGCCTTGGATTTG gTGTTTACCATGCTGCTCATCTCAAGCATTTCGGCGGCCTTGGCGGTTGCTCAGGTAGGCAAGAAAGGGAATTCTAGTGCAGGTTGGCTACCTGTCTGTGGCCAAGTCACCAAGTACTGCAACCAAGTAACAGGAGCATTAGTTGCAGGTTTCATTGCAATCATAACTTACATAATTCTGCTGCTCTACTCTATCTACACTTTCCTAAATTCTCTTCTTGGAAAAACGCCTTGTAGGCTATCAAGTCCTGGGATTTAG
- the LOC118050390 gene encoding CASP-like protein 1C3 isoform X2 — protein sequence MVKPKRLLGLLLRLIAFGATLAAVIIMATSREKGSFFALSYEAKYSDTPAFKYFVIANAIVTVYGFLALFVPSESPLWRLVLALDLVFTMLLISSISAALAVAQVGKKGNSSAGWLPVCGQVTKYCNQVTGALVAGYQVLGFSS from the exons ATGGTCAAACCCAAGAGGCTACTCGGCCTCCTGCTAAGGCTTATTGCCTTTGGTGCTACACTTGCAGCAGTAATTATCATGGCTACAAGCCGTGAGAAAGGTTCATTCTTTGCACTATCATATGAAGCAAAATACTCCGACACACCAGCCTTCAA GTATTTTGTGATAGCAAATGCAATTGTTACTGTCTATGGTTTTCTTGCTCTGTTTGTCCCTTCAGAGAGTCCGCTATGGAGATTAGTTCTGGCCTTGGATTTG gTGTTTACCATGCTGCTCATCTCAAGCATTTCGGCGGCCTTGGCGGTTGCTCAGGTAGGCAAGAAAGGGAATTCTAGTGCAGGTTGGCTACCTGTCTGTGGCCAAGTCACCAAGTACTGCAACCAAGTAACAGGAGCATTAGTTGCAG GCTATCAAGTCCTGGGATTTAGTTCCTGA